Proteins co-encoded in one Prevotella sp. E13-27 genomic window:
- a CDS encoding SusC/RagA family TonB-linked outer membrane protein: protein MKQLRFILLTVMCMLALGASAQQITSVHGTVSDDMGPLMGATVCEIDATGRIIESALTDLNGNFTMKVKNEKDKIRFSYVGMKTQTLPINKTSFKITMSSATQLKEVVVKSKKRLGGNNLAIPEKEISFATQSISMKEFEGLGITTVDEALQGRIAGLDIISGGDLGSGSTMRLRGTTSVSDLTNGNPLIVVDGNIRNDLDMENFDMAGANNEKFAELLNINPEDIADINVLKDASATAIYGSQGGSGVIELTTKRGTRGKPRLTYSLKLTGTYQPKGYKLLSGDDYTMLLKESYFNPQQNDEASNIKEISYLPDFSEYEQYNNNTDWYDAVTQWGLRQNHYLTVEGGGEKARFRISGGFDHETGSVIQQKLNRFSTRVNLDYNVSDRILVSTNFAMTYTKNNKNSDNLLSIALRKMPNMSIYEQNPQTGEDTDAYYTMLQSGSSVFNDDQKPMVNPVASAHLAKNITSTYDMNPELIINYKLLGMDDEHTRLDYRGAVYMNINNAYDDTFYPQELVTTSWSTGGGVNTSYSGSSKRVTFNTKHQLTFTPYFTNQNHHASIMGRFELNSSTWSNQGANGKGLPSGGITSPDAGGLITGLASGYGESRYVNFVVQGHYSFKDGLYSLTGAVRAEGTTRFGPDKRWVYYPSASLRWNINQEKWMKWSEKWLSMLSLRPSWGVSGNQPSRDYLYTSIYGFASAYLDQNGLMRPENIRLTNLTAQRTNSFNLGMDWGFFDNRIKLTLEGYVATTTNLLQANFRIPSNAGYRTLAYKNDGKMRNMGWEFHIDTNKMIKKGKFTMDMNVNFGNNRNEILEMDENLLKNQNSTFNNVNRQVLTRIQLHNAFGSIYGFRSQGVYNCSYDFLENNWKTKLIQDNYDSYKDFVNAFLQGTLPDQFYSDVLGTTKKPLTAPVARNADGTVIVDDEGKPLQMAFNYSNESTDTRYFNGGDAIYEDVNHDGNINALDIVYLGSSLPKLTGGFGFTFNYGQWRLNTQFTYRLGNKILNLARLDSEAMISNNNQAEAVNYRWRKEGDDTTIPRALYGGDSNRNTLISDRFLEKGDYLRLNYIQLTYALKKNQLKWLGINGITFHASANNLFVLTKYTGVDPEVAYGGYGPACDTGQTPRSKSYTFGITVKF from the coding sequence ATGAAACAACTGAGATTCATATTATTGACAGTGATGTGCATGCTGGCTCTTGGTGCCAGTGCACAGCAGATTACGTCGGTTCACGGTACAGTGAGCGACGATATGGGACCTCTTATGGGCGCTACCGTGTGTGAGATCGATGCCACGGGACGTATCATTGAGAGTGCTCTGACCGACCTGAACGGTAACTTTACCATGAAGGTCAAGAATGAGAAAGACAAGATCCGTTTCAGCTACGTGGGTATGAAGACCCAGACGCTGCCTATCAATAAGACATCTTTCAAGATCACCATGTCATCAGCCACTCAGCTGAAGGAAGTGGTGGTAAAGTCAAAGAAGCGTCTTGGCGGTAACAACCTCGCTATTCCAGAGAAGGAGATTTCGTTTGCTACGCAGAGCATCTCAATGAAGGAGTTCGAAGGTCTGGGCATCACTACCGTCGATGAAGCCCTGCAGGGACGTATCGCCGGTCTGGATATTATCTCAGGCGGTGACCTGGGTAGTGGTTCAACCATGCGTCTGCGTGGTACCACCTCTGTCAGCGACCTGACAAACGGTAACCCGCTTATCGTTGTCGATGGTAACATTCGCAACGACCTTGACATGGAGAACTTCGATATGGCAGGTGCCAACAACGAGAAGTTCGCTGAACTGCTGAACATCAACCCTGAGGATATTGCAGATATCAACGTGCTGAAGGATGCCTCTGCTACAGCCATCTACGGTTCTCAAGGTGGTTCGGGTGTCATTGAGCTGACGACAAAGCGTGGTACTCGTGGTAAGCCACGTCTCACATACTCGTTGAAGCTCACCGGCACCTATCAGCCAAAGGGCTACAAGCTCCTTAGCGGTGATGACTATACCATGCTGCTGAAAGAGTCTTACTTCAACCCACAGCAGAACGATGAAGCTTCAAACATCAAGGAAATAAGCTATCTGCCTGATTTCTCTGAGTATGAGCAGTACAACAACAACACTGACTGGTATGACGCCGTTACACAGTGGGGTCTGCGCCAGAACCATTATCTCACTGTAGAAGGTGGTGGCGAGAAGGCCCGCTTCCGTATCTCTGGAGGTTTCGACCATGAGACAGGTTCTGTCATCCAGCAGAAACTGAACCGTTTCTCTACACGTGTGAACCTTGACTACAACGTCAGTGACCGTATCTTGGTAAGCACTAACTTCGCTATGACCTATACGAAGAACAACAAGAACAGTGATAACCTCCTGTCAATAGCACTGCGCAAGATGCCAAACATGAGCATCTATGAGCAGAACCCACAGACAGGTGAGGATACCGATGCCTACTACACCATGCTGCAGAGCGGCTCTTCTGTCTTCAACGACGATCAGAAGCCTATGGTAAACCCTGTGGCAAGTGCACACCTGGCAAAGAACATCACTTCTACCTACGACATGAACCCTGAGCTTATCATCAACTATAAGCTTCTCGGCATGGATGACGAGCACACACGTCTCGACTATCGTGGAGCCGTCTATATGAATATCAATAATGCCTACGACGATACATTCTATCCACAAGAGCTGGTAACCACTTCATGGAGCACTGGCGGTGGTGTGAACACCTCTTATTCAGGATCGTCAAAGCGTGTTACTTTCAATACGAAGCATCAGCTGACATTCACTCCGTACTTCACCAACCAGAATCACCACGCTTCAATCATGGGACGCTTCGAGCTTAACTCAAGCACATGGAGCAATCAGGGTGCCAATGGTAAGGGTCTGCCTTCAGGAGGTATCACCAGTCCTGATGCAGGTGGTCTTATCACAGGTCTGGCCTCTGGCTACGGTGAAAGCCGTTACGTGAACTTCGTCGTTCAGGGACACTATTCATTTAAGGATGGTCTTTATAGCTTGACAGGTGCTGTTCGCGCAGAGGGTACTACTCGTTTCGGTCCCGACAAGCGCTGGGTTTACTACCCATCGGCATCTCTCCGTTGGAACATCAACCAGGAGAAGTGGATGAAATGGAGCGAGAAGTGGCTGTCAATGCTGTCACTGCGTCCATCATGGGGTGTATCTGGTAACCAGCCTTCGAGAGACTATCTCTACACCAGTATCTATGGTTTCGCTTCAGCTTATCTGGACCAGAACGGTCTGATGCGTCCGGAGAACATCCGACTGACAAACCTCACTGCTCAGCGTACCAACAGCTTTAACCTCGGTATGGACTGGGGATTCTTCGACAACCGAATTAAGCTCACCCTCGAGGGATATGTCGCAACAACGACAAACCTGCTGCAGGCAAACTTCCGTATTCCTTCAAATGCTGGTTACAGAACGCTGGCTTACAAGAATGACGGTAAGATGCGCAACATGGGTTGGGAGTTCCACATCGATACAAACAAGATGATCAAGAAAGGCAAGTTCACAATGGATATGAACGTGAACTTCGGTAATAACCGCAATGAGATTCTTGAGATGGACGAGAACCTGCTGAAGAACCAGAACTCTACGTTCAACAACGTGAACCGTCAGGTGCTCACACGTATTCAGCTGCATAATGCCTTCGGTTCAATCTACGGCTTCCGCTCACAGGGCGTTTACAACTGCTCATACGATTTCTTGGAGAACAACTGGAAGACAAAGCTCATCCAGGACAACTATGACTCGTACAAGGATTTCGTGAACGCATTCCTGCAGGGTACTCTGCCTGATCAGTTCTATAGCGATGTGCTTGGAACAACGAAGAAGCCTCTCACTGCTCCTGTTGCCCGTAATGCTGACGGAACAGTCATCGTCGATGATGAGGGTAAGCCTCTGCAGATGGCGTTCAACTACAGCAATGAGTCAACAGACACCCGTTACTTCAACGGCGGTGATGCTATATATGAAGATGTGAACCACGATGGTAACATCAACGCACTCGATATTGTTTATCTGGGTTCTTCACTGCCAAAGCTCACCGGTGGTTTCGGTTTCACCTTCAACTACGGTCAGTGGCGTCTGAACACTCAGTTCACCTATCGTTTGGGTAACAAGATCCTGAACCTGGCACGTCTCGATTCTGAGGCAATGATTTCAAACAACAACCAGGCTGAGGCTGTGAACTACCGCTGGCGTAAGGAAGGTGACGACACAACCATTCCTCGCGCACTCTATGGTGGCGACAGCAACCGCAACACTCTCATCAGCGACCGCTTCCTTGAGAAGGGTGACTACCTGCGTCTTAACTACATTCAGCTGACATACGCTCTGAAGAAGAATCAGCTGAAGTGGCTCGGCATCAACGGCATTACCTTCCACGCAAGTGCCAACAACCTGTTCGTGCTCACGAAATATACAGGTGTTGACCCAGAAGTGGCTTACGGCGGCTATGGTCCTGCCTGTGACACAGGTCAGACTCCTCGTTCAAAGTCTTATACCTTCGGTATTACTGTGAAGTTCTAA
- a CDS encoding fasciclin domain-containing protein encodes MKRNLIVRHSRQVALAFCGLLMGAMSLQSCQDEDAILTGQPEWLGNSIYERLNNDPDGQKYTYLLRLIDDLGQKEILNHTGSRTLFAADDAAFERWFKNNSWKVDSYEKLTKAQKTMLLNTSMVTNAYLIELMSNKAGNPPTKGGSMRRLTASSILDSVPLLDTSTMPDNNAWKYYKSQDAKILTVSDATAPTIIHLLPEFMKVKSFTSEDVDILTNHASNSVNESFVNGVMVTKQNITCKNGYIHKIAEVMMPLSNMAQIIRDNKDEMGRFSHLLDRFSAPYFNRTVMDDYNTKYNLNTSKKDSVFVLRYLSNRTSGSTDTRSVALEYLPDGKTTMKGSLTFDPGWNQYYPNSSGYDYHDDAGAMFVPSTAGLDKWWNEGAGKPLREQYGTWDGLPDDIVADLINNNMMSSFVSSIPSNFDNIVDDAMMPMHVQTKDVKKTYLASNGVVYLTDSVYAPSSFSSVVFPAQIHKDVLNIFYWAIEKLDGGAFKSLLSSMEATYSLLMPANTSMLTYVDPTLYGANTMNLYQFYYDNDSTISPDERVKAKRYNMENKGGQWTCKSYESTTAFNSTIIKNRMKDMLNSMIIVGELNPSQEYYRTRAGSTVRVLNPNTTSMTVAGGYQLEGHNTILGPDGAEILNNDPCPVTKTPYNQKNGKSYQLDQSMPMSSTQSVGSILSNTAKYPEFKDFYDLLSPAGLFTSSLKGNYTDETGASTSVDAQPNSGHQNLSLLDGYHYTVYVPKAKYIQALQAKGYLPSPADFSGAIVAKYGNATNVAIAKRIMKQRMADFVKYHVQDNSLFIAGEPVTQRAYESSMINTSNNRFYSLQVTADNSGLNVWGQYWVDENCIPYQGIDDDGFAIAGQSVSVDKASGCYNLMAREFWNSSTKSGNAALADENKQIYSTSDAVVHLIDGALIFSKNQLTSWFDEVYNADGFDKAAYDAKNPGSSRKR; translated from the coding sequence ATGAAACGCAATCTTATCGTAAGACACAGTCGACAGGTGGCACTCGCCTTCTGCGGCTTGCTGATGGGTGCTATGTCGCTACAGTCTTGTCAGGACGAGGATGCTATCCTCACTGGACAGCCTGAGTGGCTTGGTAACTCCATCTACGAGCGGTTGAACAACGATCCTGATGGGCAGAAATATACCTATCTGCTTCGTCTGATCGATGATCTTGGCCAAAAAGAGATTCTGAACCACACAGGCTCAAGAACGCTCTTTGCTGCCGATGATGCCGCTTTTGAGCGCTGGTTCAAGAACAACAGCTGGAAGGTTGACTCCTATGAAAAGCTGACGAAGGCTCAGAAGACCATGCTGCTCAACACCTCAATGGTTACTAACGCCTACCTCATTGAGCTTATGTCAAACAAGGCAGGCAATCCACCGACAAAGGGCGGCAGCATGCGCCGACTTACAGCATCGTCAATTCTTGACTCTGTGCCCTTGCTCGACACTTCCACCATGCCTGACAACAACGCATGGAAGTACTACAAGTCACAGGATGCTAAGATCCTTACTGTTAGTGATGCTACTGCACCCACAATCATTCATCTTCTGCCTGAATTCATGAAGGTGAAGAGCTTCACTTCTGAAGATGTTGACATCCTTACCAACCACGCCTCTAACTCGGTCAATGAGTCGTTCGTAAACGGCGTGATGGTGACAAAGCAGAACATCACCTGTAAGAACGGTTACATTCACAAGATTGCCGAGGTGATGATGCCTCTGTCAAACATGGCACAGATTATCAGGGATAACAAGGATGAGATGGGACGCTTCTCTCATCTGCTCGACCGTTTCTCGGCTCCCTATTTCAATCGTACCGTGATGGACGATTATAACACGAAATACAATCTGAATACGAGCAAGAAAGACTCTGTGTTTGTGCTGCGTTACCTGAGCAACCGTACATCAGGTTCTACCGACACTCGTTCGGTTGCCCTGGAGTATCTCCCCGATGGCAAGACCACTATGAAGGGCTCGCTCACGTTTGACCCAGGTTGGAACCAGTATTATCCCAACTCAAGCGGCTATGACTATCACGACGATGCAGGTGCAATGTTCGTGCCTTCTACAGCAGGTCTTGACAAGTGGTGGAATGAAGGTGCCGGAAAGCCATTGCGTGAGCAGTATGGCACATGGGACGGACTGCCCGATGATATCGTTGCCGACCTCATCAATAATAATATGATGAGTAGCTTCGTTAGTTCTATTCCTTCAAACTTCGATAATATCGTGGATGATGCCATGATGCCAATGCATGTGCAGACAAAGGATGTGAAGAAGACCTACCTCGCAAGCAATGGTGTCGTATATCTCACTGACAGCGTGTATGCTCCAAGTAGCTTCTCGTCAGTAGTGTTCCCTGCTCAGATTCACAAGGACGTGCTGAACATCTTCTACTGGGCTATTGAGAAGCTCGACGGTGGTGCATTCAAGTCACTCCTCTCGTCAATGGAGGCAACTTATAGCTTGCTTATGCCAGCCAACACATCCATGCTGACTTATGTTGACCCGACACTTTATGGTGCCAACACCATGAACCTCTACCAGTTCTACTATGACAACGACTCTACTATCTCTCCCGATGAGCGTGTAAAGGCTAAGCGTTATAACATGGAGAACAAGGGTGGTCAGTGGACATGTAAGAGCTATGAGTCAACAACAGCTTTCAACTCGACCATCATAAAGAACCGTATGAAGGACATGCTCAACTCAATGATTATCGTTGGTGAGCTTAACCCTTCACAGGAATACTACCGTACACGTGCAGGTAGCACAGTACGTGTTCTTAATCCTAACACTACGTCTATGACTGTTGCAGGTGGCTATCAGCTTGAGGGACACAATACAATATTAGGCCCTGACGGTGCTGAGATCCTTAACAACGACCCATGTCCTGTGACAAAGACTCCTTATAACCAGAAGAACGGTAAGTCTTATCAGCTCGACCAGTCAATGCCAATGTCTTCAACACAGTCGGTAGGTTCAATACTTAGCAATACAGCGAAGTATCCCGAGTTCAAGGATTTCTATGACCTCCTCTCTCCCGCAGGACTGTTCACCTCTTCTCTGAAAGGTAACTATACTGACGAGACAGGTGCTTCAACATCTGTTGATGCACAGCCAAATTCAGGTCACCAGAACTTGTCACTCTTAGACGGCTATCACTATACTGTATATGTGCCAAAGGCAAAATACATCCAGGCTCTGCAGGCTAAGGGCTATCTGCCTTCTCCTGCTGATTTCTCAGGTGCCATTGTGGCAAAGTATGGTAATGCCACCAACGTAGCTATCGCAAAACGCATCATGAAGCAGCGCATGGCCGACTTCGTGAAGTACCATGTACAGGATAACTCGCTGTTTATTGCCGGTGAGCCTGTCACACAGCGTGCCTACGAGTCTTCAATGATTAACACCTCTAACAACCGATTCTACTCATTGCAGGTAACAGCCGATAATTCTGGACTGAATGTATGGGGACAGTATTGGGTTGACGAGAATTGCATTCCTTATCAGGGTATTGACGACGATGGTTTTGCTATTGCAGGTCAGAGCGTCAGCGTTGACAAGGCATCAGGCTGCTATAACCTCATGGCCCGTGAGTTCTGGAACAGCTCTACAAAGAGCGGTAATGCTGCTCTTGCTGATGAGAACAAGCAGATTTATTCTACTTCCGACGCAGTGGTTCATCTCATCGATGGCGCACTCATTTTCAGTAAGAATCAGCTAACGTCGTGGTTTGACGAGGTATATAATGCCGATGGCTTCGACAAGGCTGCTTACGATGCAAAAAATCCTGGTTCATCAAGAAAAAGATAA
- a CDS encoding glycosyl hydrolase encodes MKQTTIINRFLSVALVLFAFVVQAMAVNTTTTVAQVTTAVDLTTDVDYVITGTTPFGTNGVVDIKNTEHAVLIFSAVKPSSVIKLLSKNVKINGAVAINDSNCQVKLYNRGAIILPYGDKCKPLTVYSENKYEGESSNDFTLGHNGNGFMKNVPTEWNNRISSFKLKRGYMVTFSTLPNGRGYSRCFVAAYEDREVAALPAIMNGYISSYRIFKWYDAGKKQLANYMNKEALNALNVQSSYDWGQGNSSFLPDFEWVPNHIYEDWPSSATIGGTSQSPNCKNNNEPRNPSDDHPQDLTTILNNWENMMATGLRLCSPASWDGSDYWNATGFLAEFLDSIDARGWRCDIIDLHCYWPESNFGNVNNWYNKYKRPIWISEWCWGASWNNNGAFANGVTETQVKEALSRICTSLSNNNNVERYYYWNGERDPSKLYKNNSLTPAGEWYSQHDAGLGYKKSYEFIPKNPPMKSPINMKAVYNKANMRTALSWNDQNGEWNKSMVVERSTDGGRTYNELAVITQKEAPSSYNYTDLESRDGYRYRVHIVDFNNTDRYSGVVTATLADPSTGDGVTIDGKIMYIGGNMLVNGDFEMGLVDWTNGAGTAAAMPQFQVVNVNGADAGHHLLSWVNGAETTAACLYKKFTVEPQSHYYFSVMLSNAGGSNQTVKAGTTTLFTTRATTNWLMEDGNFNVGDKTEIAISFRNMDKARMDKFVLCRLFNTREEAFTDGVEKALLRARTFIKYNTILPALNAEVQAAIDTPAATDAETFKALDDAVDNALDALSYIPELRVLVGRAEGLINNRLPNTTELKPLIEQVNAISTAAEVKPVYTALSKALNAYKGFSAVQSVQNSNFASTTGWVVTSTYTGGDQRKNTVLGTTCWNAWWSVPTAEVGDKTLGIKQEVNNLPAGFYYLVCRATTQHGCLSDQHGYITNGTVTNNTPLLTCDLFDHPDVADSEAWERLITQPLYLADGETLTVGFESSKTGAQEGSWTNSSGKGDNREGWWCATDFVLYYLPVNTRSAAVEGDFWGTICLPQAVSVTSDVQLYEVAGGLTDGDKRYICLEPIESIAAGYPAVFHSDYKTALFFTSGDAVKLPKEGRNTLTGSFTTQPIYSFEEGAVGTIVIENSNFRELTDADYAEGYYTVPKNEAFLYGFADIDQLTSWDGVKMPLNGDYTEGIRLMPVSSNDVKASFFTVDGRRASATARGLIIIKENGRVRKAFKN; translated from the coding sequence ATGAAACAGACTACCATCATCAATCGATTCCTGAGCGTAGCCCTTGTGCTTTTTGCTTTTGTCGTTCAGGCAATGGCAGTAAACACTACAACGACAGTGGCACAGGTCACCACAGCTGTTGACCTGACTACCGATGTTGACTATGTCATCACAGGTACGACTCCTTTCGGTACAAATGGCGTTGTTGATATTAAGAATACTGAGCATGCAGTGCTCATCTTCTCTGCTGTTAAGCCATCGTCAGTCATCAAGCTCCTTTCCAAGAATGTGAAGATTAATGGAGCAGTTGCTATTAATGATAGTAACTGTCAGGTGAAGCTCTACAACCGTGGCGCTATCATTCTGCCTTATGGCGACAAATGCAAGCCTCTCACCGTTTATTCAGAGAATAAGTACGAGGGCGAATCGTCAAATGACTTCACTCTCGGCCATAATGGCAACGGATTCATGAAAAATGTGCCTACAGAGTGGAACAACCGCATAAGCTCATTCAAGTTGAAGCGTGGCTATATGGTTACTTTCTCTACATTGCCTAATGGTCGTGGCTATAGCCGTTGCTTCGTTGCAGCTTACGAGGATCGTGAGGTTGCAGCCCTGCCAGCCATCATGAATGGATATATAAGCAGCTATCGCATTTTTAAGTGGTATGACGCAGGCAAAAAACAGCTTGCCAACTATATGAATAAGGAAGCACTCAATGCCTTGAATGTGCAGAGTAGCTATGACTGGGGACAGGGCAACAGCAGTTTCCTGCCCGATTTTGAGTGGGTACCCAACCACATTTACGAAGACTGGCCATCGTCGGCAACCATCGGCGGTACATCGCAGTCGCCTAACTGTAAGAACAATAACGAACCGCGCAACCCAAGCGATGACCATCCACAAGACCTGACCACCATTCTTAACAACTGGGAGAACATGATGGCTACTGGTCTGCGCCTTTGCTCACCAGCCTCTTGGGATGGCAGTGATTACTGGAATGCTACCGGCTTCTTGGCTGAATTCCTCGATTCCATCGATGCACGTGGCTGGCGCTGCGACATCATTGACCTGCACTGCTATTGGCCTGAGAGCAATTTCGGCAATGTGAACAACTGGTATAACAAGTACAAGCGTCCTATCTGGATATCAGAGTGGTGCTGGGGTGCATCTTGGAACAATAACGGTGCCTTCGCCAACGGTGTAACAGAAACGCAGGTGAAGGAAGCACTCAGTCGTATTTGCACTTCCCTCAGCAATAATAACAATGTGGAGCGCTATTACTACTGGAATGGCGAGCGCGATCCGTCTAAACTCTATAAGAACAATAGTCTCACCCCCGCTGGTGAGTGGTATTCGCAGCATGATGCCGGTCTTGGCTATAAGAAGTCTTATGAATTCATTCCTAAGAACCCGCCAATGAAGAGCCCCATCAACATGAAGGCTGTATATAATAAGGCCAACATGCGTACAGCCTTGAGCTGGAACGACCAGAACGGTGAGTGGAACAAGTCGATGGTCGTGGAGCGTAGTACCGATGGAGGCCGGACATATAATGAGCTTGCTGTTATTACTCAGAAGGAGGCTCCTTCAAGCTATAACTATACAGACTTGGAGTCGCGCGACGGCTATCGTTATCGCGTACATATCGTTGACTTCAACAACACCGACCGATATAGTGGAGTTGTTACTGCCACACTCGCTGATCCTTCAACTGGCGATGGCGTTACCATTGATGGAAAGATAATGTATATCGGTGGTAATATGCTGGTAAATGGTGACTTTGAGATGGGACTTGTTGATTGGACTAACGGCGCTGGTACAGCTGCCGCCATGCCTCAGTTCCAGGTTGTCAATGTTAATGGTGCCGATGCCGGCCATCATCTCCTCTCTTGGGTAAATGGTGCCGAAACGACAGCCGCCTGTCTTTATAAGAAATTTACTGTTGAGCCACAGTCACACTACTATTTCTCTGTGATGCTTAGCAATGCTGGTGGTTCCAACCAGACCGTAAAGGCTGGTACCACCACTCTGTTTACTACAAGAGCAACGACAAACTGGCTTATGGAGGATGGTAATTTTAATGTTGGCGATAAAACAGAGATAGCCATCTCTTTCCGTAATATGGACAAGGCACGCATGGACAAGTTCGTTCTCTGCCGACTCTTTAACACTCGTGAAGAGGCGTTCACTGACGGTGTGGAGAAGGCTCTTCTTCGCGCGCGTACATTTATAAAATATAACACCATACTACCAGCTCTCAATGCAGAGGTGCAGGCAGCTATCGATACCCCTGCTGCTACCGATGCTGAGACGTTTAAGGCTCTCGACGACGCTGTCGATAATGCGTTGGATGCTCTCTCATATATTCCAGAGCTTCGCGTACTTGTCGGACGTGCCGAAGGCCTCATCAACAATCGTCTTCCCAATACTACAGAACTTAAGCCCCTTATAGAACAGGTCAATGCTATCAGCACTGCTGCTGAGGTGAAGCCTGTCTATACCGCTCTGTCAAAGGCTCTCAACGCATATAAGGGATTCTCTGCTGTTCAGTCTGTTCAGAACTCAAACTTCGCCTCTACAACAGGTTGGGTCGTAACCAGTACCTATACTGGTGGCGACCAGCGTAAGAACACAGTCCTTGGCACCACATGCTGGAATGCCTGGTGGAGCGTGCCAACAGCTGAGGTTGGCGATAAGACTCTTGGCATCAAACAGGAAGTAAATAACCTGCCCGCAGGCTTCTACTATCTTGTTTGTCGCGCCACTACGCAGCACGGCTGTCTGTCAGACCAGCATGGTTATATCACCAACGGAACAGTGACCAATAATACCCCACTGCTCACCTGCGATCTTTTCGACCATCCCGATGTGGCAGATAGCGAAGCATGGGAGCGTCTTATCACCCAGCCCCTCTATCTTGCCGATGGCGAGACGCTAACAGTGGGCTTCGAAAGCTCTAAGACGGGTGCTCAGGAAGGCTCGTGGACAAATAGTAGTGGCAAGGGCGACAATCGCGAAGGATGGTGGTGTGCTACTGACTTCGTGCTATACTACTTGCCGGTTAATACGCGTAGTGCAGCTGTGGAAGGCGACTTCTGGGGCACCATCTGTCTGCCTCAGGCTGTAAGTGTGACCAGCGATGTTCAGCTCTATGAGGTGGCTGGTGGACTCACCGATGGCGACAAGCGCTACATCTGTCTTGAGCCTATTGAGAGTATTGCCGCAGGCTATCCGGCAGTCTTCCATTCTGATTATAAGACAGCACTGTTCTTCACCAGTGGCGATGCTGTCAAACTGCCAAAGGAAGGTCGTAATACCCTTACAGGCAGCTTCACCACTCAGCCTATCTATAGCTTCGAGGAAGGCGCTGTCGGCACCATTGTTATTGAGAACAGCAACTTCCGTGAGCTTACAGATGCTGACTATGCCGAAGGCTATTACACCGTTCCCAAGAACGAGGCTTTCCTCTATGGCTTTGCCGATATTGATCAGCTTACATCATGGGATGGCGTGAAGATGCCACTCAATGGTGACTATACCGAGGGTATCCGTCTGATGCCTGTTTCTTCAAATGATGTCAAGGCTTCGTTCTTTACTGTTGATGGACGTCGCGCTTCTGCCACAGCTCGTGGCCTGATAATCATCAAGGAGAATGGCCGTGTACGCAAAGCTTTCAAGAATTAG